From Candidatus Wallbacteria bacterium:
TTCTGTTTTTAACAGCAGACCATTCCATCAGGCCTCCATTTTTCCGATTATATCTTCAGCGATCCTGGGATCTTTGATGATTCTTGGGATTTTACTGTGCCCTAAATCCGCATTCTTCCGTTCGAACCAGGCTTTGAAACTGTCCCGCTCTATCAGCAGCACCTGAGAAGGAGAAAAATTGGTGGGATAGAGCAGTTTATAAAGATTGTTGTGTTCCTGGAGAAAATGATCCAGCCTGGATGCGAGCCTCTCAGTTCCCTGGCTGTCCCAGATCGAGTTTTTCTCTATGACCCACAGATAGGACTGTCTGCCATTGATGGTCCTGCCTGTGACAAAAAACTCACCTGGTTCAGAGTTCAGTTCCCGAGACAGACTCTGCACTGTTTTCTCCACCACCGAGATCGCGGTCTTTTCACCGGCCAGATTCAGAGTGAGCACTGTGCGTCCCTTGACCCTGAACAGCGGGACTCTGTGATCCACGCACTGGATCAGGTCTCCAAGGACATAGCTGAAAGTGCCGTTTCCGGTGGTGACTAACAGGGCATAATCTTCACCGTCTTTCAGCTGATGCAGTAATTTCCTGTTACTGTAGTCCTTCTGGAGATATTCGTGGAAAGGTATGAATTCAAAAAAAATCGTATCTGAGAAGAATTCCATTGAATCAGGGTCAATTGCGGACTGATGGCCGAAAATACCTTCACTGGCAGCATAGTAATCCAGAAAATTCACTTTCCTGCCGAGCAGACTCTGAATTTTGTCCTGATAACTTCTGTAATTCACACCACTGCAGAAGATGGCTTCCAGATTCGAGGCGAAAAACTCAAAATCGCTTTTGGAATAGATGCCCTTAATTTTTTCCAGGTAATTGAGGATCGTAGCCGGGATACCTAAGATCAGCCCAATGTCCTGGTGCCTTGCCTGCTCCGCGATGGAGTCAGCTTTCTGGTTCCAGTCGCAGAGATTGATCACTTCGCTTGTGGGAATTCGTTTGTGCCTCATGAGCAGCGGTGAGCCTTCGGCCATTATCCCTGAAATTGTGCCATAGGGAATCCCGGACTGCGTTTTTCCCAGAATAGCGCTTCCGGTGATGGCGAGGTGTTTCTTGGAAAGAATTCTGGATTCGGGATGTGCTTTCAGATAAATGGAAACAAGCTGCATCCCGCGCCTGCGGAAATCCCTCAGCAGCTTTCTCGTGACAGGAATCAGCTTGGGGATTCCTGTGGTGCCGGTGGAAACAGCGAACTTGTGGATCCTGCTTCCGACAGTAACGTTTATGTTCCCTGTCGATTCCGAATCCCAGTATGGTTTCAGGTCCTCATAATGATGGACCGGTACTTTCTGCTGATAGCTCTGAGTCGATGAAATTTCTCGAAAGCCGTATTTTTTTCCCAGGACAGTCTCTGCCGAGTCATTGAGGCGGGCGAGCAGGGCTTTTTTCTGGAATTTGGCAGTACTGCCGTTTTTTTTTTCTGTAAACAACGAAAAAATACTGTTTTTAGTTCTTGTCCATCTCATCTGATCACCTGTAGTCCTTGTTTCTGTATCTGCCTTGCCATGTAATCGAAGGCTGATATCTTTGAATCAATTTTACCGGTTAGTCATGTTTTGTCAAGAAGATCGCAATTAACAATAGGGTTTATTTCCCGTTGAATTTTCTGAGCCATTCTCCGGCCAGTTTGTGGGCTTCAGAGATCTGTTCCCTTTTCATCAATGAAGTGAGGACTTCCCGGTTGGCGATTGCGGATTTTTTCAGGTCGTCGCTTCCAGCGACCAGCGAGAGTTCGAACCACATATAGGCCTGGACCAGGTCCTTCTGAACCCCCTGACCGTTCTGATAGAGGCAGCCCAGGTTGAACTGTGCCTTGGAATAACCAAGATCTGCCGCCTTGCGATACCAGCCGGATGCCTCGAACAGATCCTGCTTTACGCCCTGCCCGGTTTCATACATCAGGCCCAGATTCAGCTGAGCTCCCGGGTCGCCCTGCAAAGCTGCCTTGCGGTACCAGGCTGCTGCTGTGGCGAAATCCTGCTTGACTCCCAGCCCATTGTCGTACAGCAGGGCCAGGCTGTATTGCGCATCCGAAAGGCCGAGTTCAGCGGCCTGCTGATATTGCTTCGCAGCCTCGGCATAGTTTTGTGGAACGCCGGTTCCTTCCTGATAGAGGCAGCCAAGAGAATACAGTGCGTCCGGAAATTTTTTTTCTGCTGCCAGGCGGAACCAGAGCGCGGCAGTTTCGCATTCCCTGGTAACTCCCAGACCCTGCAGATACATGTATCCGATGCTGAACATGGCTTCAGGCAGACCCTGGTCGGCAGAGAGCAGATAGAATTTGAGAGCCTGGGTATGGTTTCCTGCATGGAAGGCATCCAGGCCCTGCTTGAGCCAGACTTCAGCCGAGGTATCAGCTCTGCATTCCAGAGCCAGGCAGAGCAGGAGCAGCAGCATGATTCTGGGCACTGTGCCTCCTTGGAGGATTTTCAATCCTATGATAACATATTCCAGGGTGATAAATGAAAATCCATCTCCGCCGTGCCAGAGGCTTGTCACGCATCTATCTGAAAGTGATGAAGTTCAGAGCGCTGGCCTGGCCTCCTGACACTGTCTATTTTGTCGGTGACCGGCCTGACAAAAGGCTTTTAGGCCACGAATGTGTTCATTTTCGCCAATACAGGCGGGAGGGTCTGATCCGCTACTTTTTCCGCTGGTGGTGGCAATATTTCAGAGTAAGCTACGAAAAAATCGACTATGAGCTCGAAGCTCGTGCCGCAGAAATCAAGATGGACTTTCAGAGGAAAGAAACATGAGAAAATCAGGGATTCCCTTATTTATTTTTTTACTGATGACTTCGCTGCCGCTTTATGCCAGATCTCACAACAGTAGCGGAACCGAAGAGATCGAGGGGTTTCTCTGCAATGTCTCAACAACCCAGTTTGTCCGTGACGATCAGGAGAAGAACGATTATTCGGTTTTTTTCCACGATCTGTATTCTCCAGTAGGATTTCCCGGAACCGCGGAAGCAATGGCTGGAATGTTTTCAGGAATTGTGGCAAAGCTCAAACAAGTTGAGTATGAACAGAACCAAGACAATTATGCCGCAGCTTCAAATCTTCTGGAAGATGAGATCCGCTCAGCGCAGGGAGTGTTAAGGGAGATCCTGATCCTTGATCTTCTCGACAACTGCATCTGTTCAGCCATGAAATACCAGGGTTTCACCCTGAGCAGGGAGGTTTTTTCAAGCTTCAGGGCTGAAATCAGCTTGAAAAAGTCGCGCTCCAGATACCTGGAATTATGCTATAAACAGCTGGACTGCATGATTTACTATTACCCTGATTATCAGGATTCAGGGGATTGCGCAGATCAGATGGCTGTGACTGAGGCTGCCAGGCTGATCAGGGATTCCGGATTCGACGATGCAGTCCGGTTAATAGACACACATAAACTGCTGAATGATTCAGGAGAAGTGTTGGACTGGCTGCAGACAATGCGTTGTTATGCTGCATTCCTCTCCGGGAAATCAAGAAGTAAAGAGTTGCTGTCGGATGTTCAGCGGACTGGCATGGCTGCGCTGGACAACTTGTTCGATTTTCTGGACAAGAAGTCGGAACTTTCTCAGGAAATCGGATCTCTTTGCGAAAGGCTGAAATCAAGTCCTAAGTCAGAGGAGTCATATGCCAAAAGCGATCTGGCCGGGAAGCTGATTTCCTGGACTCTTAAAAATTGCAGGTTTAAGCTGACATTGGAACTTGTCATTTTTTCCCAGGATGCAAGAACGCTTTTTGTGGTCAATTCTACCGTTTTATTTTTGGTGATCACGATTCCCTTCATTGTGTTCGGCCTATGGAAGAAAAGGTCATCCAGATGTTTTCCGGACGATGACATGCTGGAGCGGCACCTGAATTTTGGAAGCCGGGTCAGATTTGTGCTCTGCGTGCCAATGATCGCTTTCTTTCTTTCATGGCTGCTCGAACAGATAGAGGGATATCTGATCAGCCTGGTGTGGGGTTCAGAGCTGCTGGACAGATTTACAGCTGAAGCTCTGGATGCTCCGTCGCTGTTCGACAGGTTTGATGTAATGGTAATAGCTGCTCCATGCGTGGAAACTCTCATTCTGATGGGCATGCTCTGGTGGTTCGGAATGCTGGCGTCCACCAGGAAGCAGCAGCTGATCAGTTCCGGAATCTTCTGGGGTCTCCTGCATGCCCCCAATACCCTGCTCGCTCTGATCCCGGTCGGGATCGGATTCATCATTGATTCGTTCACTTACCAGAAATGGCGCAGGGAAGGGCGTTTCATGGGTTTCCTGATGGCTTTCCTGATCCACGCAGGACACAACTTCATCTGCTATCTGATTATCTTCATGTCTAAAATCGGTCCTGCTGTGCCCTGATCTTTTGTCACTTTCTGATCAGGCTGACCCTGCCGCTGATCCTGTATCCTGTTTCTCCGTGTGATCTTCTCAACAGCCCGTCCACATTCACGAAATAGGATCCAGGTTTGGCAGGGATGATCCTGAGCGCAGTAGTTCGGAATATTTTCACTCCCAGTTTTTCCTGCTGTTCGTTCAGCGTTCCTTTCCAGGAGTGGATCAATTGTTCCAGGGTTTTCAAAAACCCAAGGTCACTGGCCACTACTGCCAGAAAATCCCCGCTCGCCAGTGGGATACCTTTGGCGACCGGCAGATGTTCGCCCAGATCCCCGTTCATGATCAGGATGAAGCTCAGGTTTTCGAATTCAGTCTCCAGATCATCAGCTATGACTTTGAATTCAGTTGTTTTCCCGAAGAGTTTCTGAAAATAATGTTTTAGGATCGCTAAAAACACGCCTACTATGAACGGACCCCTGTCTCCCAGAAGATAACCCAGGAATCCCTTGTAGTATTTAATAAATCTGTTTTCAGTGAAAAAAGGCACATCACCGAAGATTCCCACTCCCCCGAAACCGATGAAATGATATTTTCTGCGCCAGCCGGAGCTGTCTTCAGTCTTCACTTCCAGCACGTCGCTCTCCATGATGCGGTCTTTCGAGAAACCATCGCAGATGATCGCAACTGCCGGTTCCAGTTCGTCCGGGATCTGCAGGGCTTTACCGATCAGGTCGGCAGACCCTTTCCGAAGAAAGGCCAGCCTGAGTCCGCTTTTTAAGCCAACAGAGCAGCAGGCTTCCAGGATGCTGTTGAAGGTACCGGCACCTCCGGCTGAGACTATCTTCAGGCAACCTGATTTCAGCACTTCCCGGGCTTTTTTTCTGGCGGCCTGATGCGTATCCACGATCTGCACGGAAGTATGCGGGCTGTGTTTGCAGAATTCCTCTTCCAGATGGTCCAGTTTTTTCCAGTCTTTGACAGATCCTGAGATTGAAGTTGCGATCACGCTGATTTCCGGGATTTGTTTCTGGGACATGATGATCTCCTTGGTTTTTTCCAGTACTTCAGCCTGGGTCAGACTGTCAGTGCAGATCGGAAAGACCCGCACTCCGAATTTATCTTCGAGGATCCTGAGCGTAAATTCATATGCTTCCTGAAGTGTTCTGAGAAATTCCCGCTGTTCGTGGGACTGGGTTTTCCCGCCTCTCTGCTCGATCCTTTCTAGAGCTGTCTCTGGAGCAACCTTTAAAAAAATGACATTACCTGGGATCTGAAGTGAGGTTCGGAAAATCCAGCCGGCCCACACGATTTCAGGGATACTGCTTAAATAGCGCAGGCCATTACTCAGGTCGAGCTTTTTTCCGCCTGAAAGATAGGTGATGCATCTTTCATATTCCGCTTCATTGAATGCCTCAGGCCTGTAATGTCTGCCCCAGCCCATGATGTTGATCAGAGGAGCGCCGTCGGTGATGATCAGGTCAGGCGAGAATCCATTCACAATTTCATTCTGGATTCTGCTCCTGCATAACAGCTCTGTCAATTTTCCGATCTCATACAGGTATTCATTCCGGCTGAACTTGATCAGGCTGCCGATCAGATAACCGACCCTCAGCCTGTTAAGTCCTTCGGGTTCAGTCAGCCTGCCGTTGAAGCCCGAGATGACTGCCTTTTCCCCGATACCTGCGAGAGAGAATTTTCCAGCCAGGGCTGTCAGAATTCCATGATAGCAGGAACTTTTCCCGCTGCCGTCGATTCCCACTACTGCGAAGTGCCTATCAGTTCTCATGTTTATCCACCAGACTGACCACCGCATCCCGGATCTGCCTTGAAATCAGCCTGTATTTTTCGTAGTCAGTCCCGCATCCGGACATGTCCATCCGGCCGGCCTGAATCTGCGGGCCGATCAGGATCCCTACCTTAGCGGGTTTCGGAATCATTGCACCTTTGGGAAGGGATTTATCAGCTCCATAGATATACACCGGAACTACCGGTATTTTCAACCGGAGAGCCAGGGCACCAATCCCGGGCTTGAATTCCGTCAGACTGCCGTCCCTGGTCCTGGTGCCTTCCGGGAAAAGGATCACTGATTTTCCGAGCAGGATCAGCTCCTCGCAGATCCTGAGCCCTCTGACGAAATCACCAAGCCTGTCGAAAGGGAAGGTATTGAAAAAAAACCTGACTGCACTTCCCTTGATTTTTTTAGAGAAAAAATAATCCCTCGCTGCCGGCGCGAGTATATCCCTGACCCTGTTGAAAGGCAGGGCCGTCAGTATGAGGGGGAAATCCAGCAGGCTGGCATGATTAGCTGCCACGATGAAGGATCCTTTTTCAGGTATGTTTTCGAGTCCTTCGACCCTGCAGTCTAGAAAAGTCTTGAAGATTGATCTGAACAGCAGGTATGACATCTGATGAAAGACGGAAAATTTAGCGTTCGTTTCCATTATTTTCCGGGCTTCATCCCTGAAATCATCGTCGTTTTCCCGTTCAAGCGGACCACTTATCGCAAATCTGCAGAGTTCCTCCATGGTATTAATCTCAAACGCTGAACTCTCTGGAATCGAAATGCCTTTTTCTCTCTGCAGTGCTGAGAACACTTCGATTTTCATCAGCGAATCGATCCCCAGATCCGCGTATAGATTTGACTGCATGGAAATCTCTATGCCGGATCCTGAGATCCTGGCCACTATTTCCCTTAAATCATCGGTGAATTCATTGCCTGTAGGAATGTTTTTCCCGTTTTCCTGGGAAGGAATTTCGGTTTTCGCATTCTTCACGAGATCGTTCACCAGAGCCCGTTTGATTTTTCTGGAAGCTGTCTTCGGAAGTTCCTGATCCCAGATTTCAAAGCTGGAAATCCGCTTGTAATCAGCGAGGTTGCGGCTCAGCCTGTTTATCTCTGCCGCAATGGTCTTCCTGACCAGGTTTTTACTTCGGTCCGCAGGCTCAAATCTATCCAAGTCCGGAAAAATCACGGCATGGACTTTTTCGCTCCCTTTGCGGGAACCCTCCGCGGCTTTTCCCAGTACGCAGATTTCTCTGATAAACTCGCTTCTGCCGATCACCTCTTCCACCTCTTCCGGATAAACCTTTTTCCCTGCTCCAAGCACGATCAGGTTCTTTTTCCTGCCTGACAGGAAAAGATATCCATGATCGAGATAACCCAGGTCTCCGGTGTGAAACCAGCCGTCCCTGATCACAGAAGAGGTGAGGTCCGGTTTTCCGCTGTAGCCTGACATCAGATTCGGTCCGCGGACCAGCAGTTCTCCTGTGCGGGGATCGCTCGCGTTGCTTCTCTCGATTTTCACTTCCACACCAGGCAGGGGCTTTCCGACAGATCCCAGCCGGTTGTCTCTAAAGGTGTTGACTGATACCACAGGTGAGGTCTCGGTCAGACCGTACCCTTGAAAAACGTTGAAGCCCATAGCTCTCAAGTCTGATTCCAGGCTGATGTCCAGGGGCGCTCCTCCGCAATAGAAACATCTGAGGCGGCCTCCGAATTTCCGGTGAATGGTGCGGAACAGAAATCTGCCTGGATTGATTCCGAGTCTGTTTAAACAAAGAGAAAATTTCAGCATCAGGTCAAAGGCTTTGCGGACAGGGTCCGGCATTTCCCTGATCTGGCGCAGGATACCGTTGTGGATCATCTTCAAAATCAGGGGCACACAGACGATCATGGTGGCCTGCTGCTGATTCAGCAGAGCGGTGATGGAGGGTGCGCTGAGGCTTTCGCAATAGGTGATACCCGCTCCCCCATAGAGAGGGCCGATCAGGCCTGCGACCAGTTCGAACATGTGGTTGAGGGGCAGGATGGAGATGAAATGATCATCCGGGCTGATCTCAAGTACAGAGTTCAAGGCACGGGTTTCGAAGAGGAGATTGCCATAGGTCAGTTCCACTCCCTTGGCTACGCCCATAGTGCCCGAAGTGTAGACGATCAGGGCAGTGGCGTCGGGATCAGCATGCGGAGCGCAGCCGTCTTCTGAGCTGGAGCTTTGGAAATCTGCGATCTGAATCAAATTTTCGTCGGTCCGGTCCAGACAGATAACCTGTTCCAGTAATGGAAGCGCCTGCCTGTGATTAGAAATGCCCAGAAAGGGTGCGGAGACGAAAATGCACCTGCACTTCGAATCATTGAGGATGAAGATGATTTCCGGCCAGCTCAGTCTGCTGTCGATCGGAACTACGATCCCGGACATGGAGACGATTCCGAAGAAAGCTGCTGCCCATTCCGGTCTGTTTTCCGAGAGGATGGCGATCCTGTCCCTGTCTCCCAGTCCATGCCGGCACAGGATTCCGGCAATGGCAGCAGCCATGTTCCTGAGCCCGGTAAAGGAAATTTCCCTGTCTTTGAGCCTGAGCGCAGTCCTGTCACCGAATCGGCTTACTGCTTCGTGGAAAATCTCAAGAATCGAATTTCTCATTGATGTATAATAACATAAACACTCATTTGTCACCGACGGGATCGATCAGGTAAAATGATTGTAAATATTAAATAATGTGATTCAGGGGAGGATGGAACGGGGAACTCAAGGATGCTGAATGTTTTGATTTTCTGGTTCTGGCTGTGCTGCCTGAATTGCCAGGCAGCAACCAGGATTCTAGTGCTGGGAGATTTGCAGATTCAGGGGACTGTTCCCCTGGAATTGAACCGTGAAACAGCGGTGACCGACTGGAAAGGGCAGAAACTGGCCTCTGAAGAATTCGGTAAATCGCTCAAAACATTGATCACAGCTTCCATGCCGGACATGATTTTGCAGACCGGGGATTTCGTGGAATTCAATGAATCTTTGAAAATCGCCTGCACCGGCGAAGCCGGGACGCTGGAGATCATTCCTTATCCTGTGCAGGAGTGGAGAGATACACTGCAGTTTTTCCCGGGAGGGACAGACATATACACTACTCCAGGCAATCATGACACTCTGAAGGAAACACTGTTCAAAGCGCACTATACTGATCCGGGAAAATCTAAATTCGTGGTGGATGGGCTTAACCGACCGCCGTCTTATCTCAGTTTTGAAGAGCGGAAAGATCTGCAGGAGCTGAGATTTCCCAATCTTAAAGGCAAGCTGCGGCTGGTCCTGTCTCCATCCAGCTACCTGGCCTATTTTTCTGAGTTTAATCTGTTGTCGCTGGATGGAGATGAGATCCAGAAGAGTAACTCTGTATTGGAATTTTTTGCCTCGCAGATGC
This genomic window contains:
- a CDS encoding metallophosphoesterase family protein; the protein is MLNVLIFWFWLCCLNCQAATRILVLGDLQIQGTVPLELNRETAVTDWKGQKLASEEFGKSLKTLITASMPDMILQTGDFVEFNESLKIACTGEAGTLEIIPYPVQEWRDTLQFFPGGTDIYTTPGNHDTLKETLFKAHYTDPGKSKFVVDGLNRPPSYLSFEERKDLQELRFPNLKGKLRLVLSPSSYLAYFSEFNLLSLDGDEIQKSNSVLEFFASQMPAGDQKPLIILCHYPIYPGRKKNNAVSGKIAQALLPFLNTHNCVLYLSGHEHYYLRYADESLRNMYTEIDAPTAKFVTVGNFCCKEPDRYDFNPKFGNKKDYYLYEGPNYAEINIDEEKLEFKAYGKYTAGWEKIDSFTLVFKSEAAQSAETEEVKKNEETSPE
- a CDS encoding tetratricopeptide repeat protein; this translates as MPRIMLLLLLCLALECRADTSAEVWLKQGLDAFHAGNHTQALKFYLLSADQGLPEAMFSIGYMYLQGLGVTRECETAALWFRLAAEKKFPDALYSLGCLYQEGTGVPQNYAEAAKQYQQAAELGLSDAQYSLALLYDNGLGVKQDFATAAAWYRKAALQGDPGAQLNLGLMYETGQGVKQDLFEASGWYRKAADLGYSKAQFNLGCLYQNGQGVQKDLVQAYMWFELSLVAGSDDLKKSAIANREVLTSLMKREQISEAHKLAGEWLRKFNGK
- a CDS encoding diacylglycerol kinase family protein; translation: MRTDRHFAVVGIDGSGKSSCYHGILTALAGKFSLAGIGEKAVISGFNGRLTEPEGLNRLRVGYLIGSLIKFSRNEYLYEIGKLTELLCRSRIQNEIVNGFSPDLIITDGAPLINIMGWGRHYRPEAFNEAEYERCITYLSGGKKLDLSNGLRYLSSIPEIVWAGWIFRTSLQIPGNVIFLKVAPETALERIEQRGGKTQSHEQREFLRTLQEAYEFTLRILEDKFGVRVFPICTDSLTQAEVLEKTKEIIMSQKQIPEISVIATSISGSVKDWKKLDHLEEEFCKHSPHTSVQIVDTHQAARKKAREVLKSGCLKIVSAGGAGTFNSILEACCSVGLKSGLRLAFLRKGSADLIGKALQIPDELEPAVAIICDGFSKDRIMESDVLEVKTEDSSGWRRKYHFIGFGGVGIFGDVPFFTENRFIKYYKGFLGYLLGDRGPFIVGVFLAILKHYFQKLFGKTTEFKVIADDLETEFENLSFILIMNGDLGEHLPVAKGIPLASGDFLAVVASDLGFLKTLEQLIHSWKGTLNEQQEKLGVKIFRTTALRIIPAKPGSYFVNVDGLLRRSHGETGYRISGRVSLIRK
- a CDS encoding GH3 auxin-responsive promoter family protein, producing MRWTRTKNSIFSLFTEKKNGSTAKFQKKALLARLNDSAETVLGKKYGFREISSTQSYQQKVPVHHYEDLKPYWDSESTGNINVTVGSRIHKFAVSTGTTGIPKLIPVTRKLLRDFRRRGMQLVSIYLKAHPESRILSKKHLAITGSAILGKTQSGIPYGTISGIMAEGSPLLMRHKRIPTSEVINLCDWNQKADSIAEQARHQDIGLILGIPATILNYLEKIKGIYSKSDFEFFASNLEAIFCSGVNYRSYQDKIQSLLGRKVNFLDYYAASEGIFGHQSAIDPDSMEFFSDTIFFEFIPFHEYLQKDYSNRKLLHQLKDGEDYALLVTTGNGTFSYVLGDLIQCVDHRVPLFRVKGRTVLTLNLAGEKTAISVVEKTVQSLSRELNSEPGEFFVTGRTINGRQSYLWVIEKNSIWDSQGTERLASRLDHFLQEHNNLYKLLYPTNFSPSQVLLIERDSFKAWFERKNADLGHSKIPRIIKDPRIAEDIIGKMEA
- a CDS encoding AMP-binding protein, which gives rise to MRNSILEIFHEAVSRFGDRTALRLKDREISFTGLRNMAAAIAGILCRHGLGDRDRIAILSENRPEWAAAFFGIVSMSGIVVPIDSRLSWPEIIFILNDSKCRCIFVSAPFLGISNHRQALPLLEQVICLDRTDENLIQIADFQSSSSEDGCAPHADPDATALIVYTSGTMGVAKGVELTYGNLLFETRALNSVLEISPDDHFISILPLNHMFELVAGLIGPLYGGAGITYCESLSAPSITALLNQQQATMIVCVPLILKMIHNGILRQIREMPDPVRKAFDLMLKFSLCLNRLGINPGRFLFRTIHRKFGGRLRCFYCGGAPLDISLESDLRAMGFNVFQGYGLTETSPVVSVNTFRDNRLGSVGKPLPGVEVKIERSNASDPRTGELLVRGPNLMSGYSGKPDLTSSVIRDGWFHTGDLGYLDHGYLFLSGRKKNLIVLGAGKKVYPEEVEEVIGRSEFIREICVLGKAAEGSRKGSEKVHAVIFPDLDRFEPADRSKNLVRKTIAAEINRLSRNLADYKRISSFEIWDQELPKTASRKIKRALVNDLVKNAKTEIPSQENGKNIPTGNEFTDDLREIVARISGSGIEISMQSNLYADLGIDSLMKIEVFSALQREKGISIPESSAFEINTMEELCRFAISGPLERENDDDFRDEARKIMETNAKFSVFHQMSYLLFRSIFKTFLDCRVEGLENIPEKGSFIVAANHASLLDFPLILTALPFNRVRDILAPAARDYFFSKKIKGSAVRFFFNTFPFDRLGDFVRGLRICEELILLGKSVILFPEGTRTRDGSLTEFKPGIGALALRLKIPVVPVYIYGADKSLPKGAMIPKPAKVGILIGPQIQAGRMDMSGCGTDYEKYRLISRQIRDAVVSLVDKHEN
- a CDS encoding CPBP family intramembrane metalloprotease, with the translated sequence MRKSGIPLFIFLLMTSLPLYARSHNSSGTEEIEGFLCNVSTTQFVRDDQEKNDYSVFFHDLYSPVGFPGTAEAMAGMFSGIVAKLKQVEYEQNQDNYAAASNLLEDEIRSAQGVLREILILDLLDNCICSAMKYQGFTLSREVFSSFRAEISLKKSRSRYLELCYKQLDCMIYYYPDYQDSGDCADQMAVTEAARLIRDSGFDDAVRLIDTHKLLNDSGEVLDWLQTMRCYAAFLSGKSRSKELLSDVQRTGMAALDNLFDFLDKKSELSQEIGSLCERLKSSPKSEESYAKSDLAGKLISWTLKNCRFKLTLELVIFSQDARTLFVVNSTVLFLVITIPFIVFGLWKKRSSRCFPDDDMLERHLNFGSRVRFVLCVPMIAFFLSWLLEQIEGYLISLVWGSELLDRFTAEALDAPSLFDRFDVMVIAAPCVETLILMGMLWWFGMLASTRKQQLISSGIFWGLLHAPNTLLALIPVGIGFIIDSFTYQKWRREGRFMGFLMAFLIHAGHNFICYLIIFMSKIGPAVP